The following are encoded together in the Methylomonas methanica MC09 genome:
- a CDS encoding aminotransferase class IV: protein MSDTVYLNGEYMPLADAKIPVLDRGFLFGDGVYEVIPAYAGRLFRFEDHIVRLNNSLREIRLDLHKTVAEWQAIFQPLLDSGKDEYIYLQITRGCAPKRDHGFPEHVVPTVFAMCSEIKPFPGRVTGVKAVTLDDTRWQKCHVKATALLAHLLLRQEALDQDCAEAILVRNGYVTEGAASNLFAVIDDELITPPNSNEILPGITRDVILELAAANGIACKEDVIAVEALKNASEIWVTSSTREIVPVIELDGQLVGPGKPGPVFQKTDQLLQAYKQSLA from the coding sequence ATGTCTGATACGGTGTATTTGAACGGCGAATATATGCCGCTGGCGGACGCTAAAATTCCGGTTTTGGATCGCGGCTTTTTATTCGGCGACGGGGTCTATGAAGTGATTCCGGCCTATGCCGGGCGTTTGTTCCGCTTCGAAGATCATATCGTCCGCCTAAATAACAGTCTGCGGGAAATTCGTCTGGACCTGCATAAAACTGTGGCCGAGTGGCAGGCGATTTTTCAGCCCCTGTTGGACAGTGGTAAGGATGAATATATTTATCTGCAAATTACCCGCGGCTGTGCGCCCAAACGCGATCACGGTTTTCCGGAACACGTGGTGCCGACCGTGTTTGCCATGTGTTCGGAAATCAAGCCGTTTCCCGGTCGGGTCACGGGTGTCAAAGCCGTAACGCTGGACGATACCCGTTGGCAGAAGTGTCATGTCAAGGCCACCGCATTGTTGGCGCACTTGTTGTTGCGTCAAGAGGCCCTGGATCAGGATTGCGCGGAAGCGATATTGGTCAGAAACGGTTATGTCACCGAAGGCGCGGCCAGTAATCTGTTCGCGGTGATCGACGACGAACTGATTACGCCGCCCAACAGCAACGAGATCCTGCCGGGTATTACCCGCGACGTCATTCTGGAGCTGGCCGCAGCCAACGGTATAGCCTGCAAGGAAGATGTGATTGCGGTGGAGGCCCTGAAGAACGCCAGCGAAATCTGGGTGACCAGTTCCACCCGCGAAATCGTGCCGGTGATTGAACTGGACGGCCAACTCGTTGGTCCAGGTAAACCCGGACCTGTATTCCAAAAAACGGACCAATTGTTACAAGCTTATAAACAATCGTTAGCATGA
- a CDS encoding YbeD family protein: MSETESLLEFPCQFAIKAMGKTSADFDVIVVEIVRRHVGDIHEGAISSRPSKAGTYTSVTVMIEATSREQLDAIYQGLTDHPAVLVAL; this comes from the coding sequence ATGAGCGAAACAGAAAGCCTTTTAGAATTTCCTTGTCAGTTCGCCATTAAGGCCATGGGCAAAACCAGTGCCGATTTCGACGTAATCGTGGTGGAAATTGTGCGTCGGCATGTCGGCGATATCCACGAAGGCGCCATTAGTTCGCGGCCCAGCAAGGCCGGTACTTACACGTCGGTGACCGTAATGATAGAAGCCACCAGCCGTGAACAGCTGGACGCCATTTATCAGGGGCTGACCGACCATCCCGCTGTGCTGGTGGCCCTGTAA